tttaatcgatGAACTCATgtgagtatttgcagctgaacatatCTCCAGTGTcaaatttcttaagcagttccttcgtatatttagtttgactgataaatGTACAAGTTtacagttgcttcacttgcaaacCAGGAAAGaacgtcagttcacccatcatgctcatctcaaatttatcatgcattaactggtggttgttcaacgtacacttcttcctgcaactgaccattcaggaaTGAACTCTTGACATCCATCCGGTATACTTTGAAGTCCTTGAAGGAGGCATAGGCGAGGAATAttttgattgcttccagtcgcGCAACTGGTGTATATGTCTCATCGTAATCAATtacttcttcttgcctatatcattgtgctaccaatcttgctttgttacgcacaactgaaccatcttcattcagtttgtttctgtaaaCCCACTTTGCACGTATAATTGTTTTTGAAACTGGTTTTGGAACTAAAGTCCGGAcattgttataggtaaactaaTTTAGATCTTCTTacatagcatttatccagttaggatcagctagagtttcatcagttttcttcgattcaagttgagaaACAAATACTGaatgaacaaataaattaaacatttggtTTCAAGTttttaccggatcagatggattacctatcaccaattcttgtGTATGTGATTCGTTCCATCTGTAGTTGGGATTAATTAGATCGActtcagcaactggttcagtttgtaactgaatgtctctttcagtttcagtttctgcgATTTCATTTGGCATTTGGATATCATCGTGTTGTCCCACCAACTGATTGTtaggaacaatttcttgttcaaccgTTTGATCCACTACCTCTGGTTctgtgtttgaaggatgtttcgattgatgtgaacttcttcttcactatcatcctccaaactgatttcTGTAAAGCTGATCagttagctcaactggatcattTGGCTTGTCAGTTAgtgcagattcatcaaatacgacATGAATTGATTCTTTTGCTGATGTACCTGTCAcatgcaatcacacacaatgaataattttggtacTCACATCTATTTgtgtcctaaactgattagtcctttggGAACCCAGACTTAGATCAGTCTGACTAAATTTTcagttgttgtgttccaaatGATTTTTCCCGATTTGTGTGTGTTTTGCGTGTTGTGTGCAGAAGaaacaatatgatttttaacctttttcaactgattgttcatctgatatctcttctgaactggcttacagttgtaataattgtaatagtcattcTTAGAGTACTGATTTTTATAGCTGAACCATTTAGTTGACCAGCTTCacgaatcagttgaactcttgggctatatccaattccataccgttTAGCCTTGTTCTTGTTTCCCATCGATTGGACAATAAgtttacttggttctgagaATTCGTTTACCACAGTTGATTTAACAAAGTTAATATACTTACCTTTGTGCTCATTCAACTTTGATATTGTATCACTTGTGGAGGTTTCATCGTTGCTATTAAAGCCTAAATCAGTTTtttcagtaactgatttttgtaaATCTTGCATTTCAGTGATTGTGACTGATGACTTGTTTTATGCTTGAATCAGATCagttttttttgaaatttcatttttcaactgctgaatcaaagattggttctcaatcatttcagctttcTGCTTCGCGTTCTCCCTTATTAGACTCAACAATTCAACCGacagtttcagttttgttgttTTGGGGATCAATTTGCTTAGCTTTGGCTTTCTCAAATGAAAgagcaagcttgtgatactcattgaccatgtcatgcaatgtagAAATGAGTTTTTCTCgagtaaaatcagttgaacggaaatcaaatacatgttcattGGTTGATTCCAGTTCTGCATCATTGGCCATTAAGCATTTTACTTCATCTTCATCGCTGGAGATGCTCAAGCTCTCAGACTCtaactcttcactgtcagtctCTGTCTAtttggatttgctttcttcagctagcaggacctcatgtttcttcttgaatgatcttttaTCATTCTTTTCTCGTCTTCTGAACTCGACTGActtctttcctttttcagttgaatttcgattttctttcattggtttaggacagtcagcaattaAATGTCCTgtcttgccacagttgtagctaGAATTTGGCTCTTCCTTTGAATTGTTCTTCTGATATTGTCGCTGGAGAGAACTTTAATTTCTTCtcataaatttttcaaatttcttgacaAATAATGAGTTCGCGTCATTACTCAGTTGTTCTGCAGTCTTCTCAACTGAActagttggttccagtttgatgGCACTTAGAGCAGCTGTGACTGTTGGTGTTGAAGGTTCTCTTTGTCTTGTCTCcagttcgaactcataggctttgaGATCAGCAAATAAGTCATGTAATTCTACCTTATTCAGGTCTTTGGATTCTCTCATATTCATCGTCTTTACatctcattctttgggaagacctcgaacCACCTTCAACGCAacttttttatttgaataaactttaccaagtgcattcagttcattaaTAATGTTGATTACTCGTCTGTCGTACTCGTTCATTGACTCTCCaatcttcattttgatgttgtcaaatttctgtACCACAACTGGGAGTTTGTTCTCTTTAGTTATCTCATTTCTTTCGCATAGCTGAATCAATTTCTCCCAGATTTCTTTTGTTATtctgcacatcttgattttactAAATGTAACTTTGTCCAAGGTTTTGTACAGaatatctttagccacattattcAGGTTGGCTTTCCTCTTATCTTCATTTGTCCACTCTTCTTGTGGTTTTTCCATGCGATAGGGTGCTCCCtcagttatggcaactgctatatttgccttcaatattttcattggtATGTCAGTTATGACGTACCACATTTCATCATCCTGTATAGCTAAATGAGTCTGCATTCTGATCTTTCAGTCATTAAATCCTTCTCTTGAAAACATGGGGATGTTATTGAAAGAAGTCATGGTAATCAGTTTGTAAAGACAGAAagtattcagaaacaagattgacaacactctgataccacttgttaggatcaatTGGGCGagtgaaagtgtttagaaggggggctgaataaacactttacgattttcaaatcttttcgatGGGGTGAATctgtttagtgataaactgaatttgataatcttgttgtcaatgtcaatcagttaacttaaagtgcggaaataaactgaaatACTGATTGAATACTTGAGAAataaagaacacaaagatttatagatgttcggagacttcaaatgctcctacgtcaccccttcatCTCAAGGATAgaattttcactaaaagactttgatttattacAGAAGCTCTAagaacccacttcagtttggtcttaaacactgtcaaactgaaactcttagtatctttaCTAATTTATCATTACGCAGCTGATATATTTTtctaagcacaactgatctaaaaAGATCGAATATAGTAACAATAAGTGCTTGTGCTAGTGCTCGAAATATATCAtgaaagctatgaatatatATGATAAAGCCTGAGCTTTTTGTAACTGAGAATGATTtgctttttcttttcttgctaACTCGGTAAATGTCACTCTTAACTATTACTACTACTTTTCAGTCggtcttctcggctatttataggatttTCTCCCAATGGTAATATTGAATGCGTTTAAATgtcatatatccgttgatttgtcTTGCGTAGACATGTcatcattcttctgacaatcgtactgTGGCATTCTGATATGCGTTGCTCCCACTACAAGTTGCAGTATGCTCTTGTACAAATTTTCGGTTGTTGGCTACGCtctttaactgatgacgtgtcaatcTGATTTATCAGTTGGATCTATAGCCATTCGATGAACTGactgtgtaactgatcagtcttaactgATAGTTTAGTTCGCTACACAGATTCAGTTACCTTTAATcggttcagttgccttcgatttTTAGCGCATTAATTATTAGTCTGGCAACTTCAGTTCAATTACATTCAGTTGAGTTGATCAGTTATGTAATCTTCAAACTCTCAATTTTTTGAACTCCGAAATTTTTATTCCAACAGTCCCTTCAACACaaatatctcgatcgaatctgcaaccattggtatatcgagagttgcataagaattcgataacagtgtgatttattttttagtacTAATAatggcatggtatgtgcaaataggaaaacacattttcctaaagcacatttcttgttCTGGCCAGAATCTTCTTGCACTATCaactcatcatatcacatatGATATTTTCACCAGTAGGCAAATGGTGcatcccgactacaatgcatttgctcctacgtatttcgaaactacacccaacttCACCACCTGATGCCCCTCAatagagtcggtaaacggatcaaactgcatgctagtacgtatatcCCTTACATTGTCCCTGGTCAAAAGATTAATAGTGTATAACCATAACCAcgaactattccactcgataattgAGAACCAATTGGACTGTCCGAAGGAAgtttgttcagtgcatcatcatatgatcacccatctgtatgaattgacatctccatgcccttgacaatgaaacatggcgtttacattacagatgctagtctcaagctcaagccacctttatccttgttttaggcggctgattcgactaggaacctatttagaatatatggtACCCTTTCTAATgtgtttcatgatcttacgttgagaggtagacctcatggtacctattgtgtaaagggcctaaaactcctttcttgaaatttgcggaaaattaaaaattttctttttaaaagaacttaaatggcctcattcataaaatcactggggaatcaaattcaatgtttaaaataatagcagcggaagaaaataaagttttgccaacaataacaacttaaaaattatccaacgactgataaaaattgtttgcggaataaaataacaactgctgcactgaggtcctcgggtgccactactgccgacccaagctggctcactggtccccgccctcggccctggcctcatcagtacctacaacaatcaagtctagtgagcctaaagactcagcatgcatatatcgcaggtaacgagtaaaaatctgaatttaaaatatgcatgggataaaatatcatgtcctgaggcatgctgaaaataatctgtactgagcaattataatacgtgcataaatgaactgataatcagagtaaaaatgtttgctccttggagcctgtactgaaataactgataaaattttctgttgagattatgttttacgcctgtggccactgcactaagctgaactgatcggtaactggctaccggggaggctgaaactgaactgagctggccggtcactggcgaccgggtggtaccatactgaactgatcggtcactggcgaccgtataaaataacactcccacatagtgaatgacccacaagccatatcgcataaatctcaaaaataatcattttctatttaatgcacgtaaaataattaactggcgtaatgaaaattcctgtaattttaccaactggattggattggatcgtccccaggctcgctgcaacttaactgtgccatgaaaaacatgcaaatgctaaaacttgaccaactatgcaatttacgttcaaaagatgcgactatgacgcctaatgacttcgcatttaatcatgactccgagccaacctgaaccgacaccgaaccgacgtatagtcatgattaaaatacgctgaaaaatcgtaaaatagTGCTCCtaaaaatgatagggtcgaaatctaggtggaatggaggccaaaacacggaacgctctttcgagagtcaatttggcacattgcaccgtaaattctcgtacgacctcgaaaatgatccgaatgacaaacggtcaaaaacatgaccttcccaactcaatgaggcactgtccagtccaaggccatgggctaaaagccaaccaagaactcaaacgagccttctaaacgacacagcaacatgctgtaatttccagcagctgcgcaactacaagacttgcattggtttcgagactatcggccattaggggcgtgaaccaccgaccagagactcttaccaacatcccaaggaatgatttgaaccatggctaagggctctaggccagccacaatccgcatcacaccaaaactcaaccgaaggatccaaccgagagcaacgtgcatgcgtgtgtagtgttttgcttagatcgatgtcttgcgtcgtcccagtggccatttgattgaccatggcacgatctagacatctaggagcatgatatgaaccgtggctaagggccataggccaaccaagatccacaccaagcaaacacaaaccgaaaccatatgctgaacaaaggaagaagccgaatggggaaaggggctgttttgatgttttgattaaaaaccgaggggccatggaccaagccaccaaaagggtgacttagtcacgtcttagactttctagggaagtgatctaaccatggctaagagcccttagggcagccaagatcagatccaaccccttgacacaaaaactgaaatttcgaacaccaatctgtgcctatgggaaacttgctgtcatttcggttttccagcaagcatgggggctgaatgaatgggccaaaatggtcctaatgcatcctattacgtgtctatgagtcgccttgggagcctggattcgaaccaatcacctgaaactcacaaaccaagaaaaacgtgaagcttgccaagaaatatcaaaaattctgcatgtgttgttttcaaaagttttgacatggatctcaattttttcttgaataaacatgatcatgtactgaaaaataaatgataatatgacttgattgaggtttagaaagaatctagacatgcctggtttcgtttcgaaagaaaacgaacgaaacgacgacgacgcggcacggaggagatggagcgcttcttgtctacctttcttgctctcgatttttcttgccttccctctagctaagactcacgatttttctacactgaaaatgaatctgaatgatgaggtatttcggtgttgagggaggggagataagtggttatgaggggtgaggaggatggtgcaagatataaggatcatatcaagaccaagtcttcatgcatttgaattttgaatttgaattgctatcaaatgatatgtgggatggttctagaatgtaagtggccgaaatctctcttgtttctagactaggatatgtccattaattaattaaattgtgctcccaaaaatcctagaattatcctacaacttacatgcaaagaaatggtcaaaaggttgatgagttggcaattgagttgcctagcaactaaggggccgaaattatgctaataaaatgagtgggaagtgatggttatctagtcaactaataatccttgaaagccttactaatcctttaaataatttagtgagctaaccccttaattaaataacttaaatgagctcatttcttaatcacctcaaataattaaattaaatcctcaaacctccc
This window of the Primulina tabacum isolate GXHZ01 chromosome 4, ASM2559414v2, whole genome shotgun sequence genome carries:
- the LOC142541972 gene encoding uncharacterized protein LOC142541972, which produces MQTHLAIQDDEMWYVITDIPMKILKANIAVAITEGAPYRMEKPQEEWTNEDKRKANLNNVAKDILYKTLDKVTFSKIKMCRITKEIWEKLIQLCERNEITKENKLPVVVQKFDNIKMKIGESMNEYDRRVINIINELNALGKVYSNKKVALKVVRGLPKE